The Fluviispira sanaruensis sequence CGATATATTTATACAAAGTTGCGATTAATTTTAATTTATCAAGTGGATCTATATTTTTTTCAGGTTTTTTATTCCAAGCTGCAAAAATCCATTCATTTTCTTCAACTAATTTTTCGGCATTTTGTTTTGTTAAAGATATTTTCTTTCTATTTAGTTCATTAATAACACAGTTATCAAAAATTAAATGCGACTTGTACTCCCCTGTTAGTGTCCTTTCTCTCCGCTCTAGATAAGGTGCAAATGCAGGTTCACAACCGCTTCCTCCCACTCCGACCAGCATCGATAAAGTACCAGTCGGTGCTACAGTTAAGCAGCAAACATGGCGCATTTCTGTAAAGTCTTCAAGTTCTAAAGATGTGAGTTGGCATAGTCTTTTTATAAATGGACTTTTGATAAACCACTCTTTCTTAAATTCTTTAAAGCTTCCTCTTTCTTTACCCAATTGTATGGAAGTGCGATAAGCAGTTTCTGTGAAAACCTTCATTATTTTTTCTGTTACTGAAATACTTTTTTCAGATCCATACCTTAATTTTGATTTTATGAACCAATCATACAGTCCAGTAAATCCGAGACCAATGCGAGTCATTTCTTTTAATTTTTCTCGTTGAGTGGGATGTGGTGACCGATTTTCTTGATACTCAGCAATAATAACATTGTCTAAAAATCGTACACCAAATTCCACTCTTTCTTTTAGCCATTCTTGCCAATTTTCATTGAGCAAGGGCATATTATAAAAGTTAATAGAAGCAAGTACGCAGGTATTGAATGGATCTAATTTCTGTTCAGAACAGCCATTGGTTGAAACAATATGGTATTTTTTATCAGGATGATAATTGCTATTTGAATATTTTTCGCTCTGATCCCAAAACTCAATTCCAGGCTCGCCCGTTTTCCATGCTTGAAATGCTATTTTATGGAAAAGTATTTGGGCATTTATTTCACGCTGGACGCTTAAATTTGGCCCAGGTGAGTTGTCGTCAAATAATTTAGAACCAATATATATTTTATTTTCTTTTCTTTCCCAATTCATTAATATATTTTTATTTTCGATGACTGCATTTATAAATTCAGTATCTACTTTAACTGAAACATTTTGTGAAGTTAATTTTGTGATATCAGACTTACAAGTAATAAATTCTTCTGCATCCGGGTGATAGATCCATATGTCTGGTTTCGTAGCTCCTCTTCGATTTTCAGCACCAATAACTTGCATAGCTGCATCAAATATAGAAAGAAAACTCACAGCACCTGTGCTGGCTTTTGCGCAGTTTTGTGTGATTGCCCCACGGGGTCTGAGTCCTGAAATATCGATTCCATTTCCTTGACCATAGGAGGCAATGCGACTCCAATGAGTCAGTGATTGAGCAAAAATTTCTTCAATAGAATCTTTTACAGGTGCTTGAGTTGTGCAATTCACGTATGAAATTTTATGTGTTTTATTTCCGGCAGCACGCCAAATCCCGCCGGCAGGGCTAAAGTCTTTTGCTTGAATATATTGAATCGTTTTTTCCTGCATTTCGTCAAATGCACTGTTGTCGTATTTGTTGACTTCATAAGCAACACGTTGAATAGCCTCCGTAAATTTTTCTTTCCTTTTTTCTTTTGTCAAAGTGTCTACTATTTCAAAGCAGTACTTATTTTCAATTATGTTTTTATATAATTCAGAGGTAAATTGATATTCATTCAATATTTTTGAAAGCATTCTATTTGCTCTCCCTGAAGTTTTAATTCAATAATGATAAGTTGTTATATATTATATTAAAATCTTTTATCTTAAAAAAGAAATATACATGATATAGATTATTAAGTAAAGTCAACTTAAGCTAAGCAAATATTTAAAAGTCCTATTGCTTGGTTGTCTTGTTTTACTTCATTTGCTTTTAAATAATTATTTTCTGAGTCCTTAGGGTACGTATATTTTTTTGTTTTAATATCCATACAGACGACATAAAATTCTTTTAATTCATTAGCAAAAGTATTTTTTGATAAAAACATGATAATTGTGTATATGACAAATATTTTAATTTTTTTCCTCTAAAATAATAATACATAGCTGAAAAATTATTTTATTAACTTTTTTATTTTATTTAAAAACATTTATTAGTGCAAATGTTTAATTTGATTGCTTTTTGAGGAATAAATTCAATATTATAAAACTGAAGTAGGTTTGCCATTCTCATTGAGTGCAACCATTGAAAAAACACCGCTCACAGCAAGATCTCTTTGATTTGTATACATTTGTTCGATAAAAATCTGCACTTGAATTTTTAAACTTTTATTGCCTACAAAAATAACTTTACCATGTATATCAGCAAAGGTTCCTGCAGGAATTGGTTTTTGGAAATCCGTTTTGTCTAACGAGACTGTGACAATTTTTTTTCTGCAAAAGCGGGTTGCAGTAATAAAGGCAATTTCATCCATCCAATTGAGAGCTGTGCCACCAAACAAAGTATTATAATGATTTGTAGTGTCTGGAAAAACGCATTTGATCATTCTTGTTTCAGAAACGCGTATGAGTTCTTGAATTTTATCATTATCGGTCATTTTTTCTCCTTTTTAGAGTTGCTCTAAAAAAAATTTTTCATTTTTTGCAAGATAGAAATCGGAGAAATGTCTTTAAGACATTTTAAATTTTTAAAGTGACAGTCAGATTGGCCATGGCGGGTGCATGGGCTACAAGCAATATTTTCGTATTCTAAAGTTATATTTCTAAAAATCGGAACAAAACCAAAACTTGGGGATGTCGCTCCAAAAATGACTGATGCTGGTTTTTTATAAATATCAGCTGCATGTCCAGCAAATGAGTCATTCGAAATAATATAATTTGCATGTGAGATGAGATCGAGTGTTTCACCTAAGCTTGTTTTGTTTACTAAATTTAACACTCTTTTATTTTTGGGATATGCTAAGTATTCACCTAAGAATTCTTCACTTTTACTGCCGCATATTATAATGTTATTATTGGAATTAATAAGAATGAGTTGAATTAATTCTCTAAAGTTTTCTTTAGGCCACATTTTAATAAAGCCGCTCGCGCCAGGAAAAATACAAATATAATTTTTTAAAGGTAAGTGGTAATCTTTATTAAAACTCAGTAAAGAGTAATCATCATAATTAGGTTGTTTTATATTTACTTTATCATATTTTAAAATTTGATCGACTAAATTATCTTGTAAATCATGAATTCTTACTATTTCTTTTATTTTATCTCTTCTTTTTTGCCCAAATGAAAAATATGCAAGCATGATAAGAAACAGTCTGAATAACGTTCTTTTATTAACAAATAGAGAGTTCTCGAAAAATAGATGTAACTCTTTTTTGAGAAGTTTTTTTGCTCTTTTACTACGTCTAGTTCTTTGTAAATCAATTATTATTCTATCTTTATATGTTTTAAGAGAATTTATTTTTTGACAAAAATGTTCTTTAATTAAAATTTTAGAATCATAATAGCATTTAATATCGTTGTCTTTATCAATACAAATGTATGCTTTTAAGTCGTGCATACGCCGTGCGATCTCTTCGGTTGCAAACGATGTGACCAGAATTGGAAAATATCCATTTGCTTTTAGTTTCGTAATGACTCGGGAGGTGATGATAACATCACCGATAGCTGTCATTCTAGTGATATAAACTACTCTCTCAAATTTTATTGTTTCAATATTTGTCAATATGCTCATTTCAATTTCATTTTTTCATTGCACTAAAAATAAAAAGGGCGGACCAAATTCCGATAGAAATAATATAGAGAATTCCCCCTAGTGCTGCAATAGCCGTAACAGGTGAGATAGTTCCATTTGTATTGGGATTAAAAGCTTGCAGCACAATCCCAAGACCAAAAATTGGGATACTGATTGTATTGATAATTATAAATAAATTTGCATATTTTTGTGAAAAATATGTCTTTAAATGGCTGAGGGTAAGGCCTATCAGCACAGTTGTTATTCCCATTAAATTCATATGAGCATGCGCTGATCGTAATAGCGTTCTTTGCCACCCAATCAACCAAGCGGGATCTGCATTGGTTGCGCTCATTATTTCTATGCGTGAACCAAGTATGCTACCAAAAACACTCCAGGCAAAAATCCAAAAAAATCCGAGACCAATTAATAGTAATTTCGTCCTTTGCAAAGTAAAACCTCGTTTATGCATGTTGTGAGATTGTGTGGCATCTCAAAATCTAAAACCGACAAAATAATTTACTTTGTCTATAATGACTTTACATCTACGTCGACAGAAGTTTAAACCTCTATTACGATCATTTTGTAGCAAAATGATCAAAACTAAAAACGTATTGTAACTGGTAGAAATCAATGCACCTTCGACTTGAAAACTTTGATGGCCCTCTCGATCTTCTCCTGCATCTTATAAAAGCTCAGGAACTTAACATATTTAATATTCCTATAGCTATTATAACAGAGCAATATCTTAGTTTTCTTAAGCAAGTGCCAGAATTAGATTTTCATTCTGCAGGTGAGTATCTTGCAATGGCTGCTCAACTAATTGAAATAAAAGCGCATTTGCTATTGCCTGTGTTACAAAAGAGCACTGAAAATCTTGAAAGCTTAGAGCAAATTTCTGAAGAAGATCCGCGTCGTTTGCTTGTAGAACAGTTGCTTGAGTTTGAAGCTTTAAAAAAAGCTTCGGAAATTTTGGAATCTATGGGCACGGTTGCCGGCAATATATATCCAACAGCAGAATACAAGCGGCGTGAAGATGAGTTTTCTAACTTTGAGCATCCTATAAAAGGCAATCCTTTCGATCTTATTATTTCGTTAGAGCGCGTGCTCTTAAAGTTTTCAAATACATCTCGCCCCAAAGTTATTGTTAAAGCACAAAAAATTACTATACAGCAAAAAATGGAAATTGTTAAAAAGCGTTTAGAAGAAGTTCAAATTATTTTACTTCAAGATTTTCTTATGGAATGCATTTCTCGCTATGAGCTTATCGTAGTTATTATGGCTGTGCTTGAATTGTGTAAGGCAAACCAAGTGAATATTAGGCAAGACAATTTATTTTCTCCAATTGAATTAACTAAAGGCGAGAAATTTTATGATGAAAGTATTATTCTTCAAGATATTGAAGCAACTTTGTAATATGAGTTCTAAAGGCTACGCTTAAAGGATATTCATCATCATTTAAACGCATTTCTAACCTAGCTTTGACTATATTTTCTTTAGAAATTGATATATTTAACGAGTGTATTTCTTCATCGATCATTTCTCGGAATTTAATATGACTTGTATTTAGCTCAATCATTTTTTGTTCTAATTTTTTTATTTCAGAAATATTTTCATTTAGTTTTGATAATTGAATGCTTAATCTATTTGTATAAGAAGAATTCTCTTGTTCTTTGTTAAGGTTTTCTTCTGATTTCTCTATATTTTTATTATTTTTTAAAATAAGTTTTATAAGTCTTAATATAAAATGTGTTTTGTTATATATTTCCCTTATTGAGCTTGCGAAAATATCTTCTTTTATTGAGATGAGTGAGCTAATTATTTTATTATCTTTCATATTTGTAATATAGCTAAATGAATAAAGAGAGCATTCTATAAAAGATATGATTTGATAAAAGGATTTGCGAATTGATTCTTCTTCCCAGAAATTGAGAGGAGCATTTAATTCTTCTTTTTTGCTGTTTTTTTGTTTCTCTAATCGATTGAGAAATTGATTCATTATTTCTTCGTATGGTAAGATCTCAGCTTGTAATTTTTTCTTATTTTCGAGTAGAGAAAATGCCCTTGAAATCTTTAAGGGTAGGCTTGGTTTGTCTGAAATTCTATTTAGATTTATCTTTGTTTTTTCTATAAGATTCTTTTTGATCTTATCAATGATTTCATTTGCTTCATAATACAGATTCGTAAGCATCGATATGGCTAAAAATTGACGTGCGACAGGAGTGCCTTGGTAAAAATCAAATTGTTCTATTAAGTTATCTATTTGATTATACTGGATATTGTTTGTAATTAATTCATTTGCATGGATAAAATCTATAAACTGGGACTCACCATTTTCAATCAAGCCATACGAAGCTTTCACAATAAATTTTATGCACTCTAGATAGGGAAGAGTCGTTATTTCCTGATTTATTAAGATAAATGAATTTTCATTGTTGACCACAAGCAAAGTTCCCGATATAAAGCCCCTCTGCATGTTTTTTTTTGCAGGGCTGTGTGAATGAAAATGCGTTTCGCTTCATTCTACATCCAATGCGGGGTTGTGTCACTCCTTCTGCAGGAACTCCACACCTATTGGAGAAGTGGCACGAGTGATTTTTATTTCTCTATGATATCAGTATTTTGCGTTGGGATAACGCCCGATTTGCTGAAAGCTACGAGGAAAAGAGGAACGCTCGCAAGCGAATTTGTAATTAATTGAATTTACAGGGTAAATTCATTATTTTTTGTTAAGTGGAGTTCTTTATATGAAAACTTATTCTGCCAAAGCTTCTGAAATTCAGAAGAAATGGTTCATTGTCGATGCTGAAGGTAAAACTCTTGGGCGTCTTGCAACACAAATTGCTTATATTTTACGTGGTAAGCACAAACCAACATTCACTCCGCACATGGATATGGGCGACAATGTTGTTGTTATTAATGCCGCTAAAGTTAAGCTTTCTGCAAACAAAGAGCTTACCAAGCTTTATCATCGCCACACAGGTTTCTTTGGTGGGTTGAAAACCCAAACTGCTGCTGAAATCCGTGCAACTCAACCTGAGCGTTTGTTAGAACTTGCAGTTAAAGGTATGCTTCCCCACAATCGTTTGGGTGATGAATGCTATCGCCATCTAAAAGTTTATGCTGGTACTGAGCATCCACATGTTTCACAAAAACCAGAAGCTTTACCTGAGCGTACAATTAAAAACTAACAAACGATTAAATGAGGTAGCCCTAAAATGGCAGTTAAATATATTTCTGGCGTAGGCAAACGTAAAACTTCTATAGCCCGCGTTTATTTGGTTAAAGATGGCAAAGGTGCTATCACAATTAACCACCGTAGTCTTGAAGATTATTTTAAGCGTCCAACTTCTCGTATGGTTGTTGAACAAGCTTTAAACTTAACGCAAACTCTTGGTAAGGTTGACATCCGCGTAACTGTCGTTGGCGGAGGGCTTTCTGGTCAAGCTGGTGCAATTCGTCACGGTATTACCAATGCTCTGTTAAACTTAAACCCAGAATTCCGTTCTGTGCTTAAGTCTTCTGGGCTTATCACTCGTGATGCGCGTATCAAAGAACGTAAAATGTATGGTTTACGTTCCGCTCGTGCTCGCTTCCAATTCTCCAAGCGTTAAAAAGAACCGATTTTTCGGCTTCAAAAAAGAGTGCAAGTTATTCACTTGCACTCTTTTTTTTGTTTAAAATTTTATCACAGAGAAAAAAATTAAGAATTGAGTCCAGAGATTTTTTTTGCAATTTGCACTGATAATTGAACGCCATAGCCTGAGCTGCCTTTTTGCGTGTAACCTATGGCTTGGTTTTTATCAGAAACTCCAGCAATATCTATATGGGCGAAAGGAATATCTTCGGTAAATTCTTTTAAAAATGCCGCTGCAACCATGCTGCCAGCACCACCTGAATTTTTTCCTAAGTTAACAAGGTCGGTTATACTGCCTTTATTGTCATCCGCAATCTCTTCCCAAACAGGGAGTGGATATGCTCTTTCACCTGTTTCTTCAGAGGCTTTTATAACAATCTGTTCAAGCTCTTTATCGAAGGCAAAAACACCCGCTCCAACATGGCCAAGAGCTCCGATCATAGCTCCCGTTAACGTCGAATATTCTACA is a genomic window containing:
- a CDS encoding acyl-CoA thioesterase, which gives rise to MTDNDKIQELIRVSETRMIKCVFPDTTNHYNTLFGGTALNWMDEIAFITATRFCRKKIVTVSLDKTDFQKPIPAGTFADIHGKVIFVGNKSLKIQVQIFIEQMYTNQRDLAVSGVFSMVALNENGKPTSVL
- a CDS encoding segregation and condensation protein A, translating into MHLRLENFDGPLDLLLHLIKAQELNIFNIPIAIITEQYLSFLKQVPELDFHSAGEYLAMAAQLIEIKAHLLLPVLQKSTENLESLEQISEEDPRRLLVEQLLEFEALKKASEILESMGTVAGNIYPTAEYKRREDEFSNFEHPIKGNPFDLIISLERVLLKFSNTSRPKVIVKAQKITIQQKMEIVKKRLEEVQIILLQDFLMECISRYELIVVIMAVLELCKANQVNIRQDNLFSPIELTKGEKFYDESIILQDIEATL
- the rplM gene encoding 50S ribosomal protein L13 codes for the protein MKTYSAKASEIQKKWFIVDAEGKTLGRLATQIAYILRGKHKPTFTPHMDMGDNVVVINAAKVKLSANKELTKLYHRHTGFFGGLKTQTAAEIRATQPERLLELAVKGMLPHNRLGDECYRHLKVYAGTEHPHVSQKPEALPERTIKN
- a CDS encoding glycosyltransferase family 9 protein, whose product is MSILTNIETIKFERVVYITRMTAIGDVIITSRVITKLKANGYFPILVTSFATEEIARRMHDLKAYICIDKDNDIKCYYDSKILIKEHFCQKINSLKTYKDRIIIDLQRTRRSKRAKKLLKKELHLFFENSLFVNKRTLFRLFLIMLAYFSFGQKRRDKIKEIVRIHDLQDNLVDQILKYDKVNIKQPNYDDYSLLSFNKDYHLPLKNYICIFPGASGFIKMWPKENFRELIQLILINSNNNIIICGSKSEEFLGEYLAYPKNKRVLNLVNKTSLGETLDLISHANYIISNDSFAGHAADIYKKPASVIFGATSPSFGFVPIFRNITLEYENIACSPCTRHGQSDCHFKNLKCLKDISPISILQKMKNFF
- the rpsI gene encoding 30S ribosomal protein S9; the protein is MAVKYISGVGKRKTSIARVYLVKDGKGAITINHRSLEDYFKRPTSRMVVEQALNLTQTLGKVDIRVTVVGGGLSGQAGAIRHGITNALLNLNPEFRSVLKSSGLITRDARIKERKMYGLRSARARFQFSKR